A stretch of Saccharothrix texasensis DNA encodes these proteins:
- a CDS encoding GlsB/YeaQ/YmgE family stress response membrane protein, which translates to MGILGWIVLGLIAGAIAKAIMPGRDPGGIIITMLLGIVGAIIGGFVGRAIFGTDINTFFDLSTWLLAILGSLIVLGVYRMVTGSRARA; encoded by the coding sequence GTGGGCATCTTGGGTTGGATCGTCCTCGGCCTCATCGCGGGTGCCATCGCCAAGGCCATCATGCCAGGTCGGGACCCCGGCGGCATCATCATCACGATGCTGCTCGGCATTGTCGGCGCCATCATCGGCGGCTTCGTCGGTCGGGCCATCTTCGGCACCGACATCAACACGTTCTTCGACCTGAGCACCTGGCTGCTCGCCATCCTCGGCTCGCTGATCGTGCTGGGCGTCTACCGCATGGTGACCGGTTCCCGAGCCAGGGCCTGA
- the rlmN gene encoding 23S rRNA (adenine(2503)-C(2))-methyltransferase RlmN: protein MTALPLVFDAPKRGLPPRHLADLSADQRREAVAALGEKPFRAAQLSNHYFGRLTVDPDAMTDIPAATRERLVTDLMPPLWTELRSVEADGGTTRKTLLRAHDGTLVESVLMRYPDRATLCISSQAGCGMACPFCATGQGGLTRNLSTAEIVDQVRRGAAAMRDGELPGGPGRLSNIVFMGMGEPLANYKRVVESVHRICDPAPDGLGISQRSVTVSTVGLVPAIRKLTEENLQVRLAVSLHTPDDELRDTLVPVNTRWKVAEVLEAARGYADRTGRRVSIEYALIRDINDQPWRADMLGKLLRRHLGQLVHVNVIPLNPTPGSKWDASPKPVEREFVRRVNDQGVACTVRDTRGQEIAAACGQLAAEG from the coding sequence ATGACTGCCCTCCCCCTCGTCTTCGACGCGCCCAAGCGCGGGCTGCCGCCGCGCCACCTCGCCGACCTCTCCGCCGACCAGCGTCGAGAGGCCGTCGCCGCACTCGGCGAGAAGCCCTTCCGCGCCGCGCAGCTGTCGAACCACTACTTCGGCCGGCTGACCGTCGACCCCGACGCGATGACCGACATCCCCGCCGCCACGCGCGAACGCCTGGTGACCGACCTGATGCCGCCCCTGTGGACGGAGCTGCGCAGCGTCGAGGCCGACGGCGGCACGACGCGCAAGACGTTGCTGCGCGCCCACGACGGCACGTTGGTCGAGAGCGTTTTGATGCGCTACCCGGACCGCGCCACGCTGTGCATCTCGTCGCAGGCGGGGTGCGGCATGGCGTGCCCGTTCTGCGCCACCGGGCAGGGCGGCCTGACCCGGAACCTGTCCACCGCGGAGATCGTGGACCAGGTGCGGCGCGGCGCGGCGGCCATGCGTGACGGCGAGCTGCCCGGCGGGCCGGGGCGGTTGTCCAACATCGTGTTCATGGGCATGGGCGAGCCGCTGGCCAACTACAAGCGCGTGGTCGAGTCGGTGCACCGCATCTGCGACCCGGCACCGGACGGCCTGGGCATCTCGCAGCGCTCGGTCACGGTGTCCACGGTCGGGCTCGTGCCGGCGATCCGGAAGCTGACGGAGGAGAACCTCCAGGTCAGGCTGGCGGTGTCGTTGCACACGCCGGACGACGAGCTGCGCGACACCCTGGTGCCGGTCAACACGCGGTGGAAGGTCGCCGAGGTGCTGGAGGCGGCTCGCGGCTACGCCGACCGCACGGGCCGCCGGGTGTCGATCGAGTACGCCCTGATCCGCGACATCAACGACCAGCCGTGGCGCGCGGACATGCTGGGCAAGCTGCTGCGCAGGCACCTGGGCCAACTGGTGCACGTCAACGTCATCCCGCTGAACCCCACGCCGGGCTCCAAGTGGGACGCGTCGCCGAAGCCGGTGGAACGCGAGTTCGTCCGCCGGGTCAACGACCAGGGCGTCGCGTGCACCGTGCGTGACACCAGGGGCCAGGAAATCGCCGCCGCCTGCGGCCAGCTCGCCGCGGAAGGCTGA
- a CDS encoding sensor histidine kinase gives MTSVVQRLRPVLPDLREAPAAFLRAHAERLGELTPWRVAREVLAVVVLLGLDVFPGWVSGDWRSSGWVLIALGVGYVAIFLSRLLFPALALLVATWVVFSAEHGGVAMVVMLSYSAGYRITPWQRSLLTAVLALALHMFAWGVSAPGLSGPFGQWVMLTVYCMVVALPFLVGRYVAQRNALVAALQEREERVVRERRMVSRQVRLRERNRIAQDMHDSLGHRLSLISVHAGALTMDTGLGERQREAVQVLRSAALTAMEELRGVIGVLRRDEEPEEDQGRRTTVGGADNRTVDAIDELVDGARRAGVRVSLVRGGQAVPLPAKVSHAAYRIAQEGLTNANKHAPGASVQVTVKYEPDALVVEVRNNPPRAKLPGGAGFGLIGLGERVRLAGGMLHVGELPAGGFRIAAVLPYEDTAAAGDEPSDEEQPEPAKPTGIRKWAGVGSIVLAGVVVLVVVGGYTWIGSQPVTKVVSDELYDSVSVGQSEAEVMARLPGGAEPPLGDLNSDAGPEPAGARCEYRVADVQTYSSRATKIVRFCFADGTLVEKNTHLQEL, from the coding sequence GTGACGTCTGTCGTTCAGCGGCTCCGGCCCGTCCTGCCGGATCTCCGGGAGGCGCCCGCCGCGTTCCTGCGCGCCCACGCCGAGCGGCTCGGCGAGCTCACGCCCTGGCGGGTGGCGCGCGAGGTGCTGGCCGTCGTCGTGCTGCTCGGGCTGGACGTGTTCCCCGGCTGGGTCTCCGGCGACTGGCGGTCGTCCGGGTGGGTGCTGATCGCCCTGGGAGTCGGCTACGTCGCGATCTTCCTGTCGAGGCTGCTGTTCCCCGCGCTGGCCCTGCTGGTGGCCACCTGGGTGGTGTTCAGCGCCGAGCACGGCGGCGTCGCGATGGTGGTCATGCTGTCCTACTCCGCCGGCTACCGGATCACGCCGTGGCAGCGCTCGCTGCTCACCGCGGTCCTCGCGCTCGCCCTGCACATGTTCGCCTGGGGCGTGTCCGCGCCCGGCCTGTCCGGGCCGTTCGGCCAGTGGGTGATGCTGACCGTCTACTGCATGGTCGTGGCGCTGCCGTTCCTGGTCGGCCGGTACGTGGCGCAGCGCAACGCGCTGGTCGCGGCGTTGCAGGAACGCGAGGAACGGGTGGTGCGGGAGCGGCGGATGGTGTCGCGCCAGGTGCGGCTGCGCGAGCGCAACCGGATCGCGCAGGACATGCACGACAGCCTCGGCCACCGGCTCAGCCTCATCTCCGTGCACGCGGGCGCGCTCACCATGGACACCGGTCTCGGCGAACGCCAGCGCGAGGCGGTGCAGGTGCTGCGCAGCGCGGCCCTCACCGCGATGGAGGAGCTGCGCGGGGTCATCGGCGTGCTGCGGCGCGACGAGGAGCCGGAAGAGGACCAGGGGCGGCGGACCACCGTCGGCGGAGCCGACAACCGGACCGTGGACGCGATCGACGAGCTGGTCGACGGCGCGCGGCGGGCCGGTGTGCGGGTCAGCCTCGTGCGCGGCGGCCAGGCCGTGCCGCTGCCCGCGAAGGTCAGCCACGCCGCGTACCGCATCGCCCAGGAGGGCCTGACCAACGCCAACAAGCACGCGCCGGGCGCGAGCGTGCAGGTGACCGTGAAGTACGAGCCGGACGCGCTGGTGGTGGAGGTGCGGAACAACCCGCCGCGGGCCAAGCTGCCGGGCGGCGCCGGGTTCGGCCTGATCGGGTTGGGGGAGCGGGTGCGGCTGGCGGGCGGCATGCTGCACGTGGGCGAGCTGCCCGCCGGCGGGTTCCGCATCGCGGCCGTGCTGCCGTACGAGGACACCGCCGCGGCCGGTGACGAGCCGTCCGACGAGGAGCAGCCCGAACCCGCCAAGCCCACCGGCATCCGCAAGTGGGCGGGTGTCGGCTCGATCGTGCTGGCCGGGGTCGTGGTGCTCGTGGTCGTCGGCGGCTACACGTGGATCGGGTCGCAGCCCGTCACCAAGGTGGTGTCCGACGAGCTGTACGACTCGGTGTCGGTCGGGCAGTCGGAGGCGGAGGTGATGGCCAGGCTCCCGGGTGGCGCCGAGCCGCCGCTGGGCGACCTCAACTCCGACGCCGGGCCGGAACCCGCCGGGGCGCGGTGCGAGTACCGCGTGGCCGACGTGCAGACCTACTCCTCGCGGGCGACCAAGATCGTGCGGTTCTGCTTCGCCGACGGCACGCTGGTCGAGAAGAACACCCACTTGCAGGAGTTGTGA
- a CDS encoding DUF2631 domain-containing protein, producing the protein MSSSSELDKRPAVDPHEEPSAEWGWHGGFPKGVKIAGWLSTLAVFGLLIGNHHGRTENIWVILVGLSMAALLIWDQVRSRTSWRR; encoded by the coding sequence GTGTCTTCGTCCTCGGAACTGGACAAGCGTCCGGCGGTCGACCCCCACGAAGAGCCCTCGGCCGAGTGGGGTTGGCACGGCGGCTTCCCCAAGGGCGTCAAGATCGCCGGCTGGCTCTCCACCCTGGCCGTCTTCGGCCTGCTGATCGGCAACCACCACGGCCGGACCGAGAACATCTGGGTGATCCTCGTGGGTCTCAGCATGGCCGCCCTGCTGATCTGGGACCAGGTCCGCAGCCGCACCTCCTGGCGCCGCTAG
- a CDS encoding response regulator has protein sequence MIRVLIADDEPLMRAGIKAILGTADDIELVAEAGDGREAVRIAQERRVDVAVLDIRMPRLDGLAAARELRSVAPSVRVVMLTTFGEDDNIVRALSDGAAGFLLKDSAPEELLRAVRAVHSGEAYLSPMVTSRVVGMVAQVGQPRRQAAMRQVEGLTDREVEVLALLGLGMSNADVGQRLHMSEATVKTYVSRLLAKLGLTNRVQAALLARDAGLAN, from the coding sequence GTGATCCGGGTCCTCATCGCCGACGACGAGCCGCTGATGCGCGCGGGCATCAAGGCCATCCTCGGCACCGCCGACGACATCGAACTGGTCGCCGAGGCCGGTGACGGGCGGGAAGCCGTCCGGATCGCCCAGGAGCGGCGGGTGGACGTCGCCGTGCTCGACATCCGGATGCCCCGCCTGGACGGTTTGGCGGCGGCGCGCGAGCTGCGGTCCGTCGCACCCTCGGTGCGGGTGGTGATGCTCACCACGTTCGGCGAGGACGACAACATCGTCCGGGCGCTGTCCGACGGCGCCGCCGGGTTCCTGCTGAAGGACTCCGCCCCGGAAGAGCTGCTGCGCGCCGTGCGCGCGGTTCACTCGGGCGAGGCCTACCTGTCACCCATGGTGACCAGTCGGGTGGTGGGCATGGTGGCGCAGGTGGGTCAGCCGCGCCGGCAGGCGGCGATGCGCCAGGTCGAGGGGCTGACCGACCGCGAGGTCGAGGTGCTGGCCCTGCTCGGGCTGGGGATGTCGAACGCCGACGTCGGGCAGCGCCTGCACATGAGCGAGGCGACCGTGAAGACCTACGTGAGCAGGCTGCTGGCCAAGCTGGGGCTCACCAACCGCGTGCAGGCCGCCTTGCTGGCCCGGGACGCGGGGCTGGCGAACTGA
- the dxr gene encoding 1-deoxy-D-xylulose-5-phosphate reductoisomerase translates to MSTPRTVLVLGSTGSVGTQALDVIAANRDRFTVVGLAAGGADPAALAAQAVEFGVQAVAVARATAVEDVTLALYAEAQKRGYARGAFKLPRILAGPTAMTDLVDSTPADVVLNGITGSIGLAPTLHALEAGATLALANKESLIAGGPLVLKAARPGQIVPVDSEHSALAQCLRGGRADEVAKLVLTASGGPFRGRTRAQLADVTAREAMEHPTWSMGPVITVNSSTLVNKGLELIEAQLLFDVPYDRIDVVVHPQSIVHSMVTFTDGSTLAQASPPDMKLPIALALGWPDRIPGAAAACTFDVATAWTFEPLDDETFPAVRLARQAGSGGGCLPAVYNAANEEAVAVFLGGGTSFTSIVDTVERVLAEADGWAHEPVDVDEVLAAEQWARARARELVATSVGSGRD, encoded by the coding sequence ATGAGCACACCACGCACGGTCCTGGTACTCGGGTCGACCGGGTCCGTCGGCACCCAGGCCCTCGACGTCATCGCCGCCAACCGCGACCGGTTCACCGTGGTCGGCCTGGCCGCCGGCGGCGCCGACCCGGCCGCCCTCGCCGCCCAGGCGGTCGAGTTCGGCGTCCAGGCCGTGGCCGTCGCCCGGGCCACCGCGGTCGAGGACGTCACGCTCGCCCTCTACGCCGAGGCGCAGAAGCGCGGCTACGCCCGAGGGGCGTTCAAGCTGCCGCGCATCCTGGCCGGCCCGACCGCGATGACCGACCTGGTCGACTCCACCCCGGCCGACGTGGTGCTCAACGGCATCACCGGCTCGATCGGCCTGGCGCCGACGCTGCACGCCCTCGAAGCGGGCGCGACCCTCGCCCTGGCCAACAAGGAGTCGCTGATCGCGGGCGGCCCGCTCGTGCTCAAGGCGGCCCGGCCCGGTCAGATCGTGCCGGTCGACTCCGAGCACTCCGCCCTGGCCCAGTGCCTGCGCGGCGGCCGGGCCGACGAGGTGGCGAAGCTCGTCCTCACGGCCTCCGGCGGCCCGTTCCGCGGCCGGACCCGCGCCCAGCTCGCCGACGTCACCGCGCGCGAGGCCATGGAGCACCCCACGTGGTCGATGGGCCCGGTCATCACCGTCAACTCGTCCACCCTGGTCAACAAGGGCCTGGAGCTGATCGAGGCGCAGCTGCTGTTCGACGTGCCCTACGACCGCATCGACGTGGTCGTGCACCCCCAGTCGATCGTGCACTCGATGGTCACCTTCACCGACGGCTCCACCCTCGCCCAGGCCAGCCCGCCGGACATGAAGCTGCCGATCGCCCTGGCGCTGGGCTGGCCGGACCGCATCCCCGGCGCCGCCGCCGCGTGTACTTTCGACGTGGCGACGGCGTGGACGTTCGAGCCGCTGGACGACGAGACGTTCCCGGCGGTGCGGCTGGCCAGGCAGGCGGGCTCCGGCGGTGGCTGCCTGCCGGCGGTGTACAACGCGGCGAACGAGGAAGCGGTCGCGGTCTTCCTCGGCGGCGGCACGTCGTTCACCTCCATCGTGGACACTGTCGAACGGGTGCTCGCGGAGGCGGACGGCTGGGCGCACGAGCCGGTCGACGTCGACGAAGTCCTCGCGGCGGAGCAATGGGCCCGGGCGCGGGCGCGGGAACTCGTGGCCACTTCGGTGGGGTCTGGAAGGGACTGA